One window of the Salvelinus alpinus chromosome 13, SLU_Salpinus.1, whole genome shotgun sequence genome contains the following:
- the ccdc90b gene encoding coiled-coil domain-containing protein 90B, mitochondrial isoform X2: MVIELESNGFEKCQAEIIVAALVTLTTANMDIVYKDMVTGAHQEIALQQIMAHLDSIRKDMVILEKSEFANLRSENAKMKTELDQIRNRLMEESKKVRAEAKLDINLERSRVTDMFTEQEKKLMENSTEFHRKNAVIDHETMETTKKIDLEVASLKTLLESLKLETIRYLAASVFACLAIALGFYRLWK, translated from the exons ATGGTCATTGAGCTGGAGAGCAATG GCTTTGAAAAGTGTCAAGCAGAAATCATAGTAGCAGCTCTGGTGACTCTGACAACAGCCAACATGGACATAGTGTACAAAGACATGGTGACTGGAGCACAccag GAGATTGCGCTGCAGCAGATCAtggctcacctggactccatcaggAAAGACATGGTGATCCTGGAGAAGAGTGAGTTTGCCAACCTGCGCTCGGAGAACGCC AAAATGAAGACAGAGTTGGATCAGATAAGGAACAGGCTGATG GAGGAGAGTAAGAAGGTCCGAGCTGAGGCCAAGCTGGACATCAACCTGGAGAGGAGCAGGGTCACTGACATG TTTACTGAGCAGGAGAAGAAACTTATGGAGAACAGCACAGAGTTCCACAGGAAG AACGCAGTCATTGACCACGAAACGATGGAGACGACTAAAAAGATTGATCTAGAGGTGGCCTCCCTGAAAACTCTACTGGagtcgctgaagctggagaccatCCGCTACCTTGcag CGTCTGTTTTCGCCTGCCTAGCGATTGCCTTGGGATTTTACCGCCTTTGGAAGTGA